A single genomic interval of Stieleria maiorica harbors:
- a CDS encoding DUF1579 domain-containing protein yields the protein MSEIQKAELFRLLAGNWSGTCRTWFEPDELADESKVACEFRLILGGAFLRHTYQGAMQGKPRRGEELISRNAITQAFQVAWIDSFHMGDAIMFSQGDATDDGFEVLGHYDVAKGTPPWGWRTRFQKVSSDELTIVAYNVTPDGNEAKAVETVYRRG from the coding sequence ATGAGCGAAATTCAAAAAGCGGAGTTGTTTCGGTTGCTCGCCGGAAACTGGAGTGGCACCTGTCGGACTTGGTTTGAGCCCGATGAACTGGCAGACGAATCCAAGGTGGCCTGTGAGTTTCGGCTCATTCTCGGTGGGGCATTTCTGCGACACACCTACCAAGGAGCAATGCAGGGAAAGCCGCGCCGCGGGGAAGAATTGATCTCCCGCAACGCAATCACCCAGGCATTTCAAGTCGCTTGGATCGACAGCTTCCACATGGGAGACGCGATCATGTTCTCACAAGGTGATGCGACCGACGACGGGTTTGAAGTGCTGGGACACTATGATGTTGCCAAGGGCACGCCACCATGGGGGTGGAGAACCCGTTTCCAGAAGGTTAGCTCGGACGAATTGACGATCGTCGCGTACAACGTCACCCCCGATGGCAATGAAGCCAAGGCCGTCGAAACCGTTTATCGTCGGGGATAG
- a CDS encoding PSD1 and planctomycete cytochrome C domain-containing protein — MIRFLSIILCCSLGFGLQARAGDGSVPPVDFNRDVRPIFNQHCVACHGGVKQAGGLSFVYSDSVLDLIDPGSWEDSYLLERVLLPVDDDEHMPPIEHGRALNEAEIDVLKRWIDGGGEWGKHWAFLVPELGEVPEIDSDDWSRTRTDRFVLDKMKQHGLSPQVEAAPEKWLRRASLDLIGLPPTPDQVDAFLLRVSRDGEDAYRAATEDLLASPAFGERWASVWLDVIRYADSRGLGIDGRRTIWQFRDWVIRAFNDDMPYDAFTVRQLAGDLLPDRTLDDLLATACHRTTQTNEEGGTDDETFRTEAVMDRVNTTWQAWQGLSFGCVQCHSHPYDPIEHKEYYEFLAFFNNTADSDLGNDLPTLAVPADPGQYDHAFQLDQQADALWQAEWQLARALVRDDQNWKPISDLQLSTNNNTRVVAKTVDGIEEYQTTGTVQTKTRVHINAGIDQSIDQITALRFTGFPEDQQQALVDSEWGFIVSHLTAKLVSADGTETEIQFQKVISDEPHPLLDPDESLNAKSTQGFGPYSRIHHPRSGAFLADPPVSVKAGDRLKMEIVFNDVELGAFPLIAHRGRIAVSDSAGFTEWLTAPARVAARDKIAALRNQRSKIRSINTPIFLERFSEFARPSRVFDRGNQMTKTDPVAPAIPQFLASSSAESSSSESKATLTRLDMARWLVSPENPLTARVAVNRFWAQLFGTGIVETQEDFGIAGAPPTHPELLDDLAVRFRTEMGWSVKTLLRELVLSATYRQRGQTDSQRQQIDPSGQWLSRGPRIRLPAETIRDQALFIAGLLSDKRFGPPVHPPIPEGVWNPFQGGDKWATVGKDDPDRYRRTVYTYTKRTIPYPMMASFDAPSREFCSVRRLPSNTPTQALMTLNDATFVEAAEAFAGRMIAADDALEKQLRYGFRLATCRLPEKAELDAITELYHSVLKLDAGEKPAAEQPTGEDSAEAKGDAHAAMTTVASVLLNLDEVLTK, encoded by the coding sequence GTGATTCGTTTTCTATCCATCATTCTGTGCTGTTCGCTGGGATTTGGGCTCCAGGCCCGCGCCGGCGATGGCTCGGTCCCGCCGGTCGATTTCAACCGCGATGTGCGACCGATTTTCAACCAGCACTGTGTGGCCTGCCACGGGGGCGTCAAGCAAGCCGGGGGGCTGAGTTTCGTCTACAGCGACAGCGTGCTGGATCTGATCGACCCGGGAAGCTGGGAGGATTCCTATTTGCTCGAGCGGGTGTTGCTTCCCGTCGATGACGACGAGCACATGCCGCCGATCGAGCACGGACGGGCACTCAACGAGGCCGAGATCGATGTACTGAAACGCTGGATCGACGGCGGCGGCGAGTGGGGAAAACACTGGGCCTTTCTCGTCCCCGAACTCGGCGAGGTGCCCGAGATCGACTCCGATGACTGGTCGCGGACGCGAACCGATCGCTTCGTCCTGGACAAAATGAAGCAGCACGGTTTGTCGCCGCAGGTCGAAGCGGCGCCGGAAAAATGGCTACGAAGAGCATCCTTGGATCTGATCGGTTTGCCGCCGACCCCCGACCAAGTCGACGCCTTCTTGCTGCGAGTCAGCCGCGACGGCGAAGACGCCTACCGAGCCGCGACCGAGGACCTGCTGGCATCGCCCGCATTCGGCGAACGCTGGGCCAGCGTTTGGCTGGACGTCATTCGCTATGCCGATTCGCGCGGCTTGGGGATCGATGGCCGCCGGACGATTTGGCAATTTCGTGATTGGGTGATCCGGGCATTCAATGACGACATGCCCTACGACGCGTTCACGGTGCGCCAATTGGCCGGCGACCTGCTGCCGGACCGAACACTCGATGACCTGCTGGCCACGGCGTGTCACCGCACCACGCAGACCAACGAAGAAGGCGGAACCGACGACGAAACCTTCCGCACCGAAGCGGTGATGGACCGCGTCAACACCACCTGGCAAGCCTGGCAAGGCCTCTCGTTCGGGTGCGTGCAATGCCACTCCCACCCCTACGATCCGATCGAACACAAGGAATACTACGAGTTCCTGGCGTTCTTCAATAACACCGCCGACAGCGATCTCGGCAACGACTTGCCCACGCTGGCGGTTCCCGCCGATCCCGGTCAATACGACCACGCGTTTCAGTTGGACCAACAGGCCGATGCGCTTTGGCAGGCCGAATGGCAACTCGCTCGAGCGTTGGTCCGCGACGACCAGAACTGGAAACCGATTTCCGACCTGCAGTTGTCGACCAACAACAACACCCGTGTGGTGGCAAAGACGGTCGACGGCATCGAAGAATACCAAACCACCGGAACGGTCCAAACCAAAACCCGGGTTCACATCAACGCCGGCATCGACCAATCGATCGATCAAATCACGGCACTGCGGTTCACCGGGTTCCCCGAAGACCAGCAGCAAGCGTTGGTAGATTCGGAGTGGGGATTCATCGTGTCGCACCTGACCGCCAAACTGGTGTCGGCCGATGGAACGGAAACGGAGATTCAGTTTCAAAAGGTGATCTCCGACGAACCCCATCCGTTGCTGGACCCCGACGAAAGTCTGAATGCCAAATCGACCCAGGGCTTCGGTCCCTATTCGCGAATCCATCACCCCCGCAGCGGCGCGTTCTTGGCCGATCCGCCCGTTTCGGTCAAGGCGGGCGACCGTCTGAAAATGGAGATCGTATTTAATGATGTTGAACTAGGCGCGTTTCCGTTGATCGCCCACCGCGGTCGAATCGCGGTTAGTGATTCGGCAGGATTCACCGAGTGGTTGACCGCCCCGGCTCGGGTGGCGGCACGCGATAAGATCGCTGCGTTACGCAACCAGCGGTCCAAGATCCGTTCGATCAACACGCCGATCTTTCTGGAGCGGTTTTCGGAGTTTGCTCGCCCGTCACGCGTCTTTGACCGGGGCAACCAGATGACGAAAACGGATCCGGTCGCCCCGGCGATCCCACAGTTTCTGGCATCGTCATCGGCCGAATCGTCATCGTCAGAATCGAAAGCCACCCTCACACGGCTGGACATGGCCCGGTGGTTGGTCAGCCCCGAGAACCCGCTCACCGCTCGCGTCGCCGTCAACCGATTTTGGGCACAGTTGTTCGGGACCGGGATCGTCGAAACGCAAGAAGATTTCGGCATCGCGGGAGCCCCGCCGACGCACCCCGAGTTGCTCGATGATTTGGCGGTGCGTTTCCGCACCGAGATGGGCTGGAGCGTGAAAACGCTGCTGCGCGAACTGGTGCTCAGCGCGACCTATCGGCAACGCGGTCAGACCGATTCCCAGCGACAACAAATCGATCCATCGGGTCAATGGCTCAGTCGTGGGCCGCGGATCCGATTGCCTGCCGAGACGATACGCGATCAGGCGTTGTTCATCGCCGGGCTGTTGAGCGACAAACGATTCGGCCCCCCGGTGCATCCGCCGATTCCCGAAGGCGTCTGGAATCCCTTCCAGGGCGGCGACAAATGGGCGACCGTGGGCAAGGACGATCCGGACCGATATCGGCGAACCGTTTACACCTACACCAAACGGACGATTCCGTATCCGATGATGGCTTCGTTCGACGCGCCCTCGCGGGAGTTCTGTTCGGTTCGACGTCTGCCGTCCAACACGCCGACCCAGGCGTTGATGACGCTGAACGATGCCACGTTCGTCGAGGCGGCCGAGGCCTTTGCCGGTCGCATGATCGCGGCCGACGATGCGCTCGAGAAACAATTGCGATACGGGTTCCGCTTGGCGACCTGTCGCCTGCCCGAGAAAGCGGAATTGGACGCGATTACTGAACTGTATCACTCGGTGCTGAAGCTGGATGCCGGGGAAAAGCCTGCCGCAGAGCAGCCCACCGGAGAAGATTCCGCCGAGGCAAAGGGCGATGCTCACGCCGCCATGACGACGGTCGCGAGCGTCCTACTGAATTTGGATGAGGTGCTAACGAAATGA
- a CDS encoding DUF1501 domain-containing protein has translation MEQRLVSEAARRTLDFETRRHFLKQSATGLGAAWLASQAGGGNVGATSIGGPPIAAKAKRVIFLHMIGAPSQLELFDHKPALEKVDGKDCPAEYLEGSQFAFIQGTPKMLGPRYPFQQHGDCGAWVSDRLPHFSKVVDKVCFVKSMQTDQFNHGPAQLMVHCGQSRVGYPSIGSWVTWGLGSDNEDLPGFIVLLSGGRQPRVGKALWSSGFLPSVYQGVQCRSKGDPVLNVSNPQGVSRDQRRMALDTLDRLNQLNYETFGDPETLTRMKQYELAFRMQTAVPDAMDISQETKQTHEEYGTEPGKESFANNCLLARRLAERGVRFIQLFDWGWDSHGTNEGESLGKGLSRKCEQVDRPMTALLKDLERRGMLEDTLVIWSGEFGRTSMAENRGGQKTRFHGRDHNPNAFTLWMAGGGIQPGLTYGETDELGYQIAESPVHLRDFHATLQHLLGIDHRKMVFPFQGLDQKLTGVKPARVVEEILA, from the coding sequence ATGGAACAACGACTTGTCAGCGAAGCCGCCCGGCGGACGCTGGACTTTGAAACACGACGGCATTTTCTGAAACAGTCCGCGACCGGATTGGGCGCCGCTTGGCTGGCCAGCCAAGCCGGCGGCGGAAACGTCGGAGCAACGTCCATTGGCGGGCCCCCGATCGCGGCCAAGGCCAAACGCGTGATCTTTCTGCACATGATCGGCGCGCCCAGCCAACTGGAATTATTTGATCACAAACCGGCGTTGGAAAAGGTCGACGGCAAGGACTGTCCGGCCGAGTATCTCGAGGGCAGCCAATTCGCGTTCATCCAGGGCACGCCCAAGATGCTCGGCCCCCGTTACCCGTTTCAGCAACACGGCGACTGTGGAGCTTGGGTGTCCGACCGCCTGCCCCATTTTTCCAAAGTCGTCGACAAGGTTTGCTTCGTCAAATCGATGCAGACCGACCAGTTCAATCACGGACCGGCACAGCTGATGGTCCATTGCGGCCAGTCCCGCGTCGGATACCCATCAATCGGTTCCTGGGTGACCTGGGGATTGGGATCGGACAACGAAGACTTGCCGGGCTTTATCGTCCTGCTTTCCGGCGGCCGCCAACCACGGGTCGGAAAAGCCCTGTGGAGCAGCGGGTTCCTGCCCTCGGTCTATCAAGGCGTGCAATGCCGTTCCAAAGGCGATCCCGTCTTGAACGTCTCCAACCCCCAGGGAGTCTCACGCGACCAGCGGCGGATGGCGCTCGACACGCTGGATCGATTGAACCAGCTGAATTACGAAACGTTCGGCGACCCGGAAACGTTGACGCGGATGAAGCAATACGAGCTGGCGTTCCGAATGCAGACCGCCGTGCCCGACGCGATGGACATCAGCCAAGAAACCAAGCAGACCCACGAGGAATACGGCACCGAACCGGGCAAAGAATCATTCGCCAACAATTGTTTGCTGGCCCGTCGTCTGGCCGAGCGCGGCGTGCGATTCATTCAATTGTTTGACTGGGGCTGGGACTCGCACGGAACCAACGAAGGTGAATCGCTGGGGAAAGGCTTGAGCCGAAAATGTGAGCAAGTCGATCGTCCAATGACGGCGCTGCTGAAGGATCTGGAACGCCGCGGCATGTTGGAGGACACCTTGGTGATCTGGAGCGGCGAATTTGGTCGGACTTCGATGGCGGAAAACCGCGGCGGCCAGAAAACTCGATTCCACGGCCGCGATCACAATCCCAACGCCTTTACCCTGTGGATGGCCGGCGGCGGGATTCAGCCGGGGCTGACCTACGGCGAGACCGACGAACTGGGTTACCAGATCGCCGAATCACCGGTGCATTTGCGCGACTTCCATGCGACGTTGCAACATCTGTTGGGCATCGACCACCGCAAGATGGTGTTCCCGTTCCAAGGGCTGGACCAAAAGCTGACCGGTGTCAAACCGGCGCGAGTGGTCGAAGAGATCTTGGCCTAG
- the phoU gene encoding phosphate signaling complex protein PhoU: MSKHLQRELEGLREQLVDQCTVVEQMIQLAVRALVEGRMDFAQRVIQSDDGVDLNDVKIEEECLKLLALHQPVAADMRWLITVVKVNGELERMADTACNIAERAKAISEFSSFTVPEQMNEMVDVTIRMVRRALDAFVTHNAKMAVEVIKMDEAVDQQNREIIQHLQELMKADVSLLEPGLHCFSASRLLERIGDLAENLAEETIYLVEGEIVRHKHGVIGENAGDSNG, encoded by the coding sequence ATGTCAAAACACCTCCAGCGAGAACTTGAAGGTCTTCGCGAACAGCTCGTTGACCAGTGCACCGTCGTGGAGCAAATGATCCAGTTGGCGGTTCGCGCACTCGTCGAGGGACGCATGGATTTCGCGCAACGCGTCATCCAAAGCGATGACGGCGTCGACCTTAATGATGTCAAGATCGAAGAGGAGTGTCTGAAACTGTTGGCCTTGCACCAGCCGGTTGCCGCCGACATGCGCTGGCTGATCACGGTCGTCAAAGTCAACGGCGAATTGGAACGGATGGCGGACACCGCCTGCAATATCGCCGAACGCGCCAAAGCCATTTCGGAATTCTCCTCCTTCACCGTCCCCGAACAGATGAACGAAATGGTGGACGTCACCATTCGGATGGTGCGGCGTGCATTGGATGCGTTCGTCACACACAACGCCAAGATGGCGGTGGAAGTCATCAAGATGGATGAAGCCGTTGATCAACAGAACCGCGAAATCATCCAGCACCTTCAGGAGTTAATGAAGGCGGATGTTTCCCTGCTGGAACCGGGCCTTCACTGCTTCAGTGCCTCTCGGCTGTTGGAACGCATCGGTGATCTGGCGGAGAACCTTGCCGAGGAAACCATCTACCTGGTCGAAGGCGAAATCGTTCGTCACAAACATGGCGTCATCGGCGAGAACGCCGGAGATTCCAACGGGTAG
- the pstB gene encoding phosphate ABC transporter ATP-binding protein PstB, with product MSSVTPAIASAENSEALPDQTLIHIEKLNAWYGDFQAIHDLSLEIPKHKVTAFIGPSGCGKSTLLKWINRMNDVVPGARAKGRLTIDDDHDGKRTEIDVLDPNLDVVGLRRKVGIVFQKPNPFPKSIYDNVAFGPRLHMKTTKAELDELVEWSLQKAAVWDEVKDRLHGPALGLSGGQQQRLCIARAIAVGPEVLLMDEPCSALDPSSTLAIEDLIFELRSQYTIVIVTHNMQQASRCSDKTAFFFEGKLIEAGDTELVFTKPKNKQTDDYVRGKFG from the coding sequence ATGTCAAGCGTAACGCCAGCGATCGCATCGGCGGAGAATTCCGAAGCCCTTCCCGATCAGACGCTGATTCATATTGAAAAGCTGAACGCTTGGTACGGTGATTTCCAGGCGATCCACGATCTATCGCTGGAAATTCCCAAACACAAGGTCACGGCCTTTATCGGTCCCAGCGGTTGCGGCAAGAGCACGCTGCTCAAGTGGATCAACCGGATGAACGACGTCGTCCCCGGTGCCCGGGCCAAAGGGCGGCTGACGATCGACGACGATCACGACGGGAAACGAACGGAAATCGATGTCCTGGATCCAAATCTGGACGTTGTGGGATTGCGGCGAAAAGTCGGGATCGTTTTTCAAAAGCCGAACCCCTTCCCCAAAAGCATTTATGACAACGTCGCGTTCGGCCCGCGGCTGCACATGAAAACGACCAAGGCCGAGCTGGACGAATTGGTCGAATGGTCGTTGCAAAAAGCCGCGGTCTGGGACGAGGTCAAAGACCGGTTGCATGGGCCCGCACTGGGCCTCTCCGGCGGGCAACAACAGCGATTGTGCATCGCACGGGCCATCGCCGTCGGCCCCGAAGTGTTGTTGATGGACGAACCCTGCAGCGCCCTCGACCCATCCAGTACACTGGCCATCGAAGATCTGATCTTCGAATTGCGATCCCAGTACACGATCGTGATCGTGACACACAACATGCAACAGGCGTCGCGCTGCAGTGACAAGACGGCGTTCTTCTTTGAAGGTAAACTGATCGAAGCCGGCGACACCGAACTGGTGTTTACCAAGCCGAAGAATAAACAGACCGACGACTACGTCCGTGGCAAGTTTGGATAA
- a CDS encoding PstA family ABC transporter permease has protein sequence MSTLPGAIVNQDEQYLADNARRRKQFSIWFYFLCVAIALISVVILVVLMISIWSQGQSRLTTDLLTRSHSELEIERSGMWPAIMGSLFVCGTCALVALPLGVGTAVFLEEFKPTHKVLRWIHGFVQLNIANLAGVPSIVYGLLGLTVFVYMFNVFGQIRVNESAGLEIMGYKHFYQVLTLEPGHVVFAPQTDPTVRQTTFDEPFQAVDPDGNPIEISIWTPGTPKPTDPEIRRRTVRSGAIGGTITERNWYYFRLPFDKSFLSGGLTLALVILPIIIIAAQESLRGVPSSLREASMGLGATTWQTVRDVSLPAALPGIMTGSILAMGRAIGEAAPILVVMGAAVAKSSGPQHLMDDAVTMPVLIFNWAGRQQDEFKELSAAAIIVLLVVLLLLNSTAIYIRQKVQKAQS, from the coding sequence ATGAGCACCCTACCTGGCGCGATCGTCAACCAAGATGAACAGTACCTGGCCGACAACGCCCGTCGACGAAAGCAATTCAGCATTTGGTTCTATTTCCTGTGTGTCGCGATCGCCTTGATCAGCGTGGTCATCCTGGTCGTGTTGATGATTTCGATTTGGAGCCAGGGCCAGTCTCGATTGACGACCGATCTGCTGACGCGTTCCCACAGCGAATTGGAAATCGAACGCAGCGGCATGTGGCCGGCGATCATGGGGTCGTTGTTCGTGTGCGGAACCTGCGCCCTGGTCGCGCTGCCGCTGGGCGTCGGCACGGCCGTATTTCTGGAGGAATTCAAACCGACCCACAAGGTGTTGCGTTGGATCCATGGATTCGTGCAGCTGAACATCGCCAACTTGGCCGGTGTCCCATCGATCGTTTATGGGCTGTTGGGGCTGACCGTCTTTGTGTACATGTTCAACGTGTTCGGCCAGATTCGTGTCAACGAGTCCGCCGGCTTGGAGATCATGGGATACAAGCACTTTTATCAAGTGCTGACGTTGGAACCGGGGCACGTCGTGTTTGCCCCCCAGACCGATCCGACGGTCCGCCAGACCACGTTTGATGAACCGTTTCAGGCCGTCGATCCCGATGGCAATCCGATCGAGATTTCGATCTGGACGCCGGGGACGCCCAAGCCGACCGATCCGGAGATCCGTCGCCGGACGGTCCGTTCAGGGGCGATCGGCGGAACCATCACCGAACGCAATTGGTATTACTTTCGGCTGCCCTTCGACAAGAGCTTCCTGTCCGGCGGGCTGACGCTCGCGCTGGTGATTTTGCCGATTATCATCATTGCGGCCCAGGAATCGCTCCGCGGAGTCCCGTCGTCGTTGCGCGAGGCATCGATGGGGCTGGGGGCAACGACGTGGCAGACCGTCCGCGACGTCAGTTTGCCGGCGGCGCTGCCGGGGATCATGACCGGTTCGATTTTGGCGATGGGACGCGCCATCGGCGAAGCGGCACCGATTCTGGTGGTGATGGGGGCGGCGGTCGCCAAGAGCAGTGGCCCCCAACACCTGATGGACGACGCGGTGACCATGCCCGTGCTGATTTTCAACTGGGCCGGACGCCAACAAGATGAGTTTAAGGAACTTTCCGCCGCGGCCATCATCGTCCTGCTGGTGGTCTTGCTTCTATTAAACTCCACCGCCATCTATATTCGTCAAAAAGTCCAGAAAGCTCAATCTTGA
- the pstC gene encoding phosphate ABC transporter permease subunit PstC, giving the protein MSLPKALQNREFRSTHAGAFSERLIVISLALCALATVLITVGIIYMLITESTGFFRSEAVTMSGFLTDTEWTALQSKELEQAKFGILPLLSGTFRVTLIAMLIALPLGLVTAIYLSEFASARIRSWLKPTLEIIAGVPTVVLGYFAILVISPSLQMISDGAFSTFNATSAGIAVGILCLPMVCSLSEDAMRAVPRSLREGAYGLGCTPFETSVKVVVPAALSGIISAFLLAFSRAVGETMVVALAAGTLPTMTLDPTQQAQTMTGFIVEMIKSESEYGTVQYYSLYAVAVTLFLITFLMTLCGQIIRRRFQESYQ; this is encoded by the coding sequence ATGTCGCTTCCCAAGGCTCTTCAAAACCGGGAATTTCGGTCCACCCATGCCGGTGCGTTCTCGGAACGGTTGATCGTGATCTCGCTGGCGTTGTGTGCGCTGGCGACGGTGCTGATTACGGTCGGCATCATCTACATGTTGATCACCGAAAGCACCGGTTTCTTCCGGAGCGAGGCGGTCACGATGTCGGGATTCTTGACCGACACGGAGTGGACGGCGCTGCAAAGCAAGGAACTGGAGCAGGCGAAATTCGGCATTCTGCCGCTGCTAAGCGGGACGTTCCGCGTCACGTTGATCGCGATGTTGATCGCCCTGCCGCTGGGATTGGTGACCGCGATCTACTTGAGCGAATTCGCGTCGGCGAGGATCCGATCATGGCTGAAACCCACGCTGGAAATCATTGCGGGCGTTCCCACGGTGGTGCTCGGGTATTTCGCGATTTTAGTGATCAGCCCGTCGCTGCAAATGATCAGTGATGGTGCGTTTTCGACCTTCAACGCAACCAGCGCCGGAATCGCGGTCGGCATCCTCTGTCTGCCGATGGTTTGCAGCTTGTCCGAAGACGCGATGCGAGCGGTGCCTCGCAGTTTACGCGAAGGAGCTTATGGGCTCGGGTGCACGCCGTTTGAAACCTCCGTTAAGGTGGTCGTCCCGGCGGCGCTCAGCGGGATCATTTCGGCATTCTTGTTGGCCTTTAGTCGGGCGGTCGGGGAAACCATGGTGGTGGCCTTGGCGGCGGGCACCTTGCCCACGATGACGCTCGATCCGACCCAACAGGCGCAAACGATGACCGGTTTCATCGTTGAAATGATCAAGAGTGAAAGCGAGTACGGCACGGTCCAGTACTACAGCCTTTACGCGGTCGCGGTGACCCTGTTTTTGATCACCTTCCTGATGACACTTTGCGGCCAGATTATTCGCCGGCGGTTTCAGGAGTCCTACCAATGA
- a CDS encoding PstS family phosphate ABC transporter substrate-binding protein — protein MTGKRTIGCIALASSLLIGFSGCGSKSDAPTTTESAAESGSTAAVSNLTGTIKINGSSTVQPIANAVKEEFAKLYPNVNVSVDGKGTGNGFKMFQDKETDISDASRPIKPGEFEACKANGVEFIEIPVAYDGLTIVVHPKNDWVKSMTIEQLQKIFVAGDAAKQWSDVDASWPAEKIEIFSPGTGSGTYDYFREVVIGKSDSSLRNDMNLNEDDNVLVNGVAGNPYAIGFFGVAYYEESKDKLKAVEIVNPKDDKAYLPTPENIASGTYAPFSRPLFIYVSTASLPRAEIATFVSYFLENAPSLCERVGYVRLPDEIMQRAAKNLDEENTGTHYIDGEGNSRSGAVADIYQPENLTK, from the coding sequence TTGACCGGCAAACGTACGATCGGCTGCATCGCGTTGGCATCGAGCCTGTTGATCGGTTTCAGCGGTTGCGGCAGCAAATCGGACGCGCCGACAACAACCGAATCCGCTGCCGAGTCGGGCAGCACCGCTGCCGTGTCTAACCTGACCGGCACGATCAAGATCAACGGCAGTAGCACCGTCCAACCGATCGCCAATGCGGTCAAAGAAGAATTCGCCAAACTGTACCCGAACGTCAACGTCAGCGTGGATGGTAAGGGAACAGGAAACGGATTCAAAATGTTCCAAGACAAAGAGACGGACATCTCCGACGCGTCGCGCCCGATCAAACCGGGTGAGTTCGAAGCGTGTAAAGCTAATGGTGTCGAGTTCATCGAAATCCCGGTCGCCTACGACGGGCTGACCATCGTGGTTCACCCCAAGAACGATTGGGTGAAATCGATGACGATCGAACAATTGCAAAAGATTTTTGTCGCCGGCGACGCGGCCAAGCAGTGGAGCGACGTGGACGCGAGCTGGCCGGCCGAAAAGATCGAAATTTTTTCACCGGGGACCGGCAGCGGGACCTACGACTACTTCCGTGAAGTCGTGATCGGAAAGTCCGATTCATCGCTGCGAAACGACATGAACCTGAACGAAGACGACAACGTTCTGGTCAACGGTGTTGCCGGAAACCCTTACGCGATCGGTTTCTTCGGAGTGGCCTACTACGAGGAGAGCAAGGACAAATTGAAGGCGGTCGAAATCGTCAATCCGAAAGACGACAAGGCCTACTTGCCGACGCCGGAAAACATCGCCAGCGGAACCTATGCACCGTTCAGCCGACCGTTGTTCATCTATGTCAGCACGGCCTCGCTGCCGCGTGCAGAGATCGCGACGTTTGTTTCTTACTTCCTGGAAAACGCCCCGAGTCTGTGTGAACGCGTCGGTTACGTTCGGCTTCCCGACGAGATCATGCAACGTGCGGCGAAGAACTTGGACGAAGAAAACACCGGTACCCACTACATCGACGGCGAAGGCAATTCGCGCAGCGGTGCGGTCGCGGACATTTATCAGCCGGAAAACTTGACCAAGTAA
- a CDS encoding AAA family ATPase codes for MTNVDESIQAKADHFRQRYEQVREMIGRVIVGHDEIVQGVLTAMLCGGHCLLEGVPGLGKTMLVRTLSEVLDLDFNRIQFTPDLMPADILGTNMIVESEDGRRQFQFQRGPVFTQILLADEINRATPKTQSAMLETMQEGTVTAAGARYELEKPFFVLATQNPIEQEGTYPLPEAQLDRFLFKLVVGYSSREDLNTIVERTTRGEKPEIEKVMDGAEIRQMQAMVRDVVLTPPIRDYLVRLTLATHPDGPHSVDATNQYVRWGASPRGAQTLALASKVRALLAGRFNVSFEDIRRVYLPTMRHRVLLNFEAQAEGVETDSVLLEILEKVREASE; via the coding sequence ATGACCAACGTTGACGAATCGATCCAAGCCAAAGCCGACCATTTTCGCCAGCGGTACGAACAGGTTCGCGAAATGATCGGCCGCGTCATTGTTGGTCACGACGAAATCGTTCAAGGGGTGCTGACGGCAATGCTGTGCGGCGGGCACTGTCTGCTGGAAGGGGTTCCCGGGCTGGGCAAAACGATGCTCGTGCGAACCCTCTCGGAAGTGTTGGATCTGGATTTCAATCGCATTCAATTCACTCCCGACCTGATGCCCGCAGATATCTTGGGAACGAATATGATCGTCGAGTCCGAAGACGGTCGGCGGCAATTTCAATTCCAGCGTGGTCCGGTATTCACTCAGATTCTGCTGGCCGATGAAATCAACCGTGCGACGCCGAAAACTCAGTCGGCGATGCTGGAAACGATGCAGGAGGGCACGGTGACCGCCGCCGGTGCGCGGTATGAACTGGAAAAACCGTTCTTCGTCTTGGCGACCCAGAACCCGATCGAACAAGAAGGCACCTACCCGCTGCCGGAAGCCCAGCTGGACCGTTTCTTGTTCAAGTTGGTGGTCGGATACAGCAGTCGTGAAGATCTGAACACGATCGTCGAGCGGACCACGCGCGGCGAGAAGCCTGAAATCGAAAAGGTCATGGACGGTGCCGAGATCCGCCAGATGCAAGCGATGGTGCGGGACGTCGTTCTGACCCCGCCGATCCGCGATTACTTGGTACGCTTGACCCTGGCCACCCACCCCGACGGTCCGCACTCGGTCGATGCGACCAATCAATATGTGCGTTGGGGGGCCAGTCCCCGTGGGGCACAGACCCTGGCCCTGGCGTCCAAGGTCCGAGCACTGCTGGCCGGTCGGTTCAACGTCAGCTTTGAAGACATCCGCCGAGTGTATTTGCCGACGATGCGACATCGCGTCCTGCTCAACTTCGAAGCCCAAGCGGAAGGCGTCGAAACGGATTCCGTGCTGCTGGAGATCCTGGAAAAAGTCCGTGAGGCGTCCGAGTAG